The Cyclobacteriaceae bacterium genome includes a region encoding these proteins:
- a CDS encoding OmpA family protein, with translation MTYYRTKTVISTAVLILVMASCSPEKKALKNFKYGKFEDVISYYRGVLNKQPNNGKANYYLAESYRQSNRIKESEAFYAKAGGPGVNKDSVLFYLAKAQVANGKYADAKKTLEDLSTETSIDAMRDRANKELKGLDYLEKLAEKKSYYRVKNLEAVNSNFSEYSPAYLNGELYFTSSRSNEKIYEATGTPYTDLYKATSSGAVVDVNTIAPLPESINTPNVNVGTITFSPDGKTMVFAKGNTGKRKGANDVDLYLTRFRSGAWTEPTQININQPDSWESSPAFSADGRTLYFASNRKGGFGGLDIYTAQMDSRGRFSRVKNMGPEINTSGNEMFPYVSENGKLYISSDGHPGYGMLDIYAVNRANGKTIVENLGQPVNSTGDDFGLFLFKPDRGFFTSNREGGKGDDDIYTFINDDPNLRVVNYTLQGITYSLKTDSTREILPNTKVSLLDNRGDVMQDFVTGNDGKFLFRVFANENYTLLGETDGYLVKRGQYTTNGKSVPLESLKELITNITLDTLLVLDRIDKTAHYRLKNIYFKFDKSDIEPEAATELDKLYEILIDNPEITIELGSHTDSVDDEAYNQKLSQRRAQSTVDYLIKKGIAPARLVAKGYGESQPIARNTNPDGTDNAAGRDRNRRTEFKILSIGVRTEKPEPTIDDEDKYFKDEKPLKTKEP, from the coding sequence ATGACTTATTACAGAACCAAGACCGTTATAAGCACAGCCGTTCTCATTTTGGTAATGGCTTCCTGCAGTCCTGAAAAAAAGGCATTAAAGAACTTTAAATACGGAAAATTCGAGGATGTCATTAGTTATTACCGGGGGGTTCTTAACAAGCAACCAAACAACGGTAAAGCCAACTACTACCTGGCTGAAAGTTATCGTCAATCAAATCGTATTAAAGAATCAGAAGCGTTTTATGCTAAGGCGGGCGGACCCGGTGTAAATAAGGATTCTGTTCTTTTTTACCTGGCGAAAGCGCAGGTTGCAAATGGAAAATATGCTGATGCCAAAAAGACACTGGAAGATCTGAGCACAGAAACTTCTATTGATGCCATGCGCGATCGCGCCAATAAAGAATTGAAAGGGTTGGACTATCTGGAAAAACTCGCGGAAAAGAAAAGTTATTATCGTGTTAAGAATCTGGAAGCCGTGAATTCCAACTTTAGTGAATATTCACCAGCATATCTTAACGGAGAACTTTACTTCACTTCTTCCCGCTCCAACGAAAAGATCTACGAAGCAACAGGAACACCATACACTGATTTATACAAGGCAACTTCTTCCGGAGCCGTGGTGGACGTGAACACGATTGCCCCACTTCCTGAATCTATCAATACGCCTAATGTAAATGTTGGTACCATTACTTTTTCACCGGACGGAAAAACGATGGTCTTTGCAAAAGGTAATACCGGAAAAAGAAAAGGCGCTAATGATGTTGATTTGTATCTTACCCGCTTTCGCAGCGGTGCATGGACAGAACCCACTCAGATTAATATCAATCAACCTGACTCATGGGAATCTTCACCTGCCTTCAGCGCAGATGGAAGAACACTTTATTTTGCTTCCAATAGAAAAGGAGGTTTTGGTGGATTGGACATCTATACAGCACAGATGGATTCACGTGGAAGATTCTCCCGGGTAAAAAACATGGGGCCCGAGATCAATACATCGGGCAATGAAATGTTTCCATATGTTTCTGAAAACGGTAAACTTTACATTTCATCCGACGGGCATCCAGGCTATGGCATGTTGGACATTTACGCTGTCAATCGCGCCAATGGAAAAACAATTGTTGAAAATCTTGGTCAGCCTGTGAACTCAACGGGGGATGATTTCGGATTATTTCTATTCAAACCTGATCGTGGATTCTTTACCTCCAATCGTGAAGGCGGCAAAGGAGATGATGACATTTATACGTTTATAAATGATGATCCCAATCTTCGTGTTGTCAACTACACACTGCAGGGAATAACTTATAGTCTGAAAACAGATAGTACGCGTGAAATTCTTCCAAACACAAAGGTCTCTCTTTTAGATAATCGCGGTGATGTTATGCAGGATTTCGTGACCGGAAATGATGGCAAGTTCTTATTCAGGGTCTTTGCCAATGAAAACTATACTTTGTTGGGTGAAACGGACGGATATCTTGTAAAGCGCGGACAATACACCACCAATGGAAAATCTGTTCCGCTGGAATCATTAAAAGAATTAATAACCAATATTACACTTGATACTCTTCTGGTGCTGGATCGCATTGATAAAACTGCACATTACAGACTCAAGAATATTTATTTCAAATTTGATAAGTCAGATATCGAACCTGAGGCAGCCACTGAACTGGACAAGCTTTATGAAATTCTGATCGATAATCCGGAGATCACCATTGAGCTTGGATCACATACCGATAGCGTAGATGATGAAGCTTACAATCAGAAATTGTCTCAGCGTCGTGCTCAGTCAACCGTAGATTACCTGATCAAAAAAGGAATCGCTCCTGCCAGACTAGTTGCAAAGGGCTATGGTGAATCACAACCCATCGCGCGTAACACGAATCCTGATGGAACCGATAATGCGGCGGGGCGTGATCGCAATCGTCGTACAGAATTTAAGATCCTCTCAATCGGAGTTCGCACCGAAAAACCTGAGCCTACCATTGATGATGAGGACAAGTACTTCAAAGACGAAAAACCCCTGAAGACTAAAGAGCCTTAG
- a CDS encoding S9 family peptidase — protein MKRSLTTLLLVGIVFFASAQKKSTTAPVQKKPLTHSVYDSWKDISYRALTPDGNFAAFTINPQDGDGKVIFYNIKTSSQDSVRRAENIALSFDSQLAVFKIKPQQKLVKDLRRQKKKKEDMPKDSLGIYSFASRKTEKIPDVKSYKIPEKSGGWIAYQLEAKKEVKPKTDDKAKPEEKKPDEKKPKKKKVNSDDNGYTLVLKKSGQPKPVTFGYVKEYSFAKYGQGLLFSTSGDSSSKAGIYWYDLNLQKLQSLYEGKSKHKFKGMAISEDGSQVSFLVDTDTTKAPVRHFQLYHWKSGSAAASQLDIERSMAIPQNWIVSENYTPTFSKDGGKLFFGSAPVLVTQDTTLLTEEIVSVEIWGGEDQYIYPQQNKQIDNERRRSFVAAIDLKEKKIHQLADRDVPSIEMGDEGNAWVALGETNVPYRKITTWDPSAFSDFYLYDLRKQERRPIATKVKGNASLSPKANYVHWFSAPDTAWYAYSVATAKTSRLTDNKKVSFADEENDSPDYPGSYGFAGWTANDQAFVVYDRYDLWALDPQNEKAPINLTKIGRQEKIVFRNIRLDQEERFLDPAKDLMLSAFNETTKMSGFYKLSLKDGKLTKLVMDNFKFGGVVKAKTANQILYTRENFREFPDVWTSDTNLASSKKITEANPQMKNYLWGSVEMVKWTSLDNIPLNGLLFKPEGFDPKKKYPMIVNFYEKESDNLHAHVRPEPLRSSVNRSVYSSNGYLIFVPDITYKIGFPGESAHNCIMPGITMLIDKGFVDEKNIGVQGHSWGGYQIAYLLTRTNLFKAAEAGAPVANMISAYGGIRWGTGISRMFQYEHTQSRIGGTLWEKPMHFIENSPIFFADKIQTPLLLLHNDGDDAVPWYQGIEMYMAMRRLNKPVWMLNYNGEPHWPVKRENRIDFQTRMMQFFDHYLKAAPESDWMKKGVPAVEKGITKGY, from the coding sequence ATGAAAAGATCACTGACAACTCTTCTTTTGGTTGGGATTGTATTTTTTGCTTCAGCGCAGAAGAAATCAACAACAGCACCCGTTCAAAAGAAACCACTTACTCATTCGGTATATGATTCCTGGAAAGATATTTCATACCGGGCCCTTACCCCTGATGGAAATTTTGCTGCCTTTACTATTAATCCCCAGGATGGCGACGGCAAGGTGATTTTTTATAATATAAAGACATCCTCTCAGGATTCTGTTCGGCGAGCAGAAAACATAGCATTGTCCTTTGACAGTCAGCTGGCTGTTTTTAAGATCAAGCCGCAGCAGAAACTGGTGAAAGATCTTCGTCGTCAGAAAAAGAAGAAAGAAGATATGCCAAAAGATTCTCTTGGCATTTATTCATTTGCCTCTCGCAAAACCGAAAAGATTCCCGATGTGAAGTCTTATAAAATTCCCGAAAAATCGGGCGGATGGATCGCTTATCAGCTTGAAGCAAAAAAGGAGGTAAAACCAAAAACTGATGACAAGGCAAAGCCTGAAGAAAAGAAACCAGATGAGAAAAAACCAAAAAAGAAGAAGGTCAACTCTGACGATAATGGATATACACTTGTTCTTAAGAAATCAGGCCAACCAAAACCTGTAACGTTTGGTTATGTAAAGGAATATTCTTTTGCCAAATATGGACAGGGGTTATTGTTTTCAACTAGCGGTGACAGCTCTTCAAAAGCAGGGATTTACTGGTATGATCTCAATCTGCAAAAACTTCAATCGTTATATGAAGGAAAAAGCAAACACAAATTCAAAGGAATGGCAATCAGTGAGGATGGATCTCAGGTTTCTTTTCTGGTAGACACTGATACCACTAAAGCTCCTGTCAGACATTTTCAACTGTATCATTGGAAGTCAGGCAGTGCGGCCGCTTCACAACTTGACATTGAACGCTCAATGGCAATTCCTCAAAATTGGATCGTGAGTGAAAATTATACACCCACTTTTTCAAAGGACGGAGGTAAATTATTTTTTGGTTCAGCACCTGTACTGGTAACGCAGGACACCACTCTTTTGACAGAGGAAATTGTAAGTGTCGAGATCTGGGGTGGTGAAGATCAATACATATACCCTCAACAAAACAAACAAATTGATAATGAGCGAAGGCGTTCATTCGTAGCTGCAATAGACTTGAAAGAAAAGAAGATTCATCAGCTCGCGGATCGTGATGTTCCATCTATTGAAATGGGAGATGAAGGAAATGCGTGGGTAGCACTCGGTGAAACAAATGTTCCATATCGCAAAATAACCACCTGGGATCCATCAGCCTTTAGTGATTTTTATCTTTATGATTTGCGGAAGCAGGAGCGTCGACCCATTGCAACAAAAGTAAAGGGGAATGCAAGCCTTTCACCAAAAGCCAACTATGTGCATTGGTTCAGTGCACCTGATACAGCGTGGTATGCTTATTCAGTTGCAACGGCAAAAACTTCCAGGCTAACAGATAACAAAAAGGTAAGCTTTGCTGATGAAGAAAATGATTCTCCGGATTACCCTGGATCTTATGGATTTGCTGGGTGGACTGCAAATGATCAGGCATTTGTTGTTTATGACAGATACGATCTATGGGCTCTTGATCCTCAGAATGAAAAGGCGCCTATCAACCTCACAAAAATAGGCCGTCAGGAAAAAATTGTGTTCAGAAATATCCGCCTTGATCAGGAGGAAAGATTTTTAGATCCTGCGAAAGATCTGATGCTTTCAGCTTTTAACGAAACCACAAAAATGTCCGGGTTCTACAAGCTGTCGCTCAAAGATGGCAAGCTTACAAAACTGGTGATGGACAATTTCAAATTTGGCGGTGTAGTAAAAGCAAAAACTGCAAATCAGATTCTTTACACCCGTGAGAACTTCCGAGAGTTTCCGGATGTATGGACTTCTGATACTAATCTGGCATCATCTAAAAAGATCACAGAAGCGAATCCACAGATGAAAAATTATCTCTGGGGAAGTGTGGAAATGGTGAAGTGGACTTCGCTAGACAACATTCCTTTGAATGGACTTCTTTTCAAACCAGAAGGATTTGATCCAAAGAAGAAGTATCCGATGATTGTTAATTTTTATGAAAAAGAAAGCGACAACCTTCATGCGCATGTACGCCCTGAACCGTTGCGTTCTTCTGTTAATCGCTCTGTATACAGTAGCAATGGGTATTTGATTTTTGTTCCTGACATCACATATAAGATTGGATTCCCTGGTGAAAGTGCTCACAATTGCATTATGCCTGGTATTACTATGCTGATTGATAAAGGATTTGTAGATGAGAAGAATATAGGAGTTCAGGGGCATAGCTGGGGTGGTTATCAGATTGCTTATCTATTGACCCGAACGAATCTATTCAAAGCGGCGGAGGCAGGAGCACCGGTTGCGAATATGATTAGTGCTTATGGAGGCATTCGCTGGGGAACGGGTATCAGCAGAATGTTTCAATATGAGCATACACAAAGTCGTATCGGTGGCACATTATGGGAGAAGCCAATGCACTTTATTGAAAACTCTCCAATCTTCTTTGCAGATAAAATTCAAACACCGCTTCTGCTTCTCCACAATGATGGTGATGATGCAGTGCCTTGGTATCAGGGTATTGAGATGTATATGGCAATGCGAAGATTGAATAAGCCAGTATGGATGCTAAATTATAATGGTGAACCGCATTGGCCAGTCAAGCGTGAAAACAGAATTGATTTTCAAACCCGCATGATGCAGTTTTTTGATCATTATCTGAAAGCAGCACCTGAATCCGACTGGATGAAAAAAGGAGTTCCCGCAGTAGAAAAAGGAATAACCAAAGGTTACTAG